One part of the Nocardioides zeae genome encodes these proteins:
- a CDS encoding transporter substrate-binding domain-containing protein gives MRLKRMMAAASGVVLAASLAACGDAGSDDDAVGGADTTVEADDDCDGKFEEGSRMAELADAGEINVGVRFDQPGLGFKGTNDDLPRGFDVAIAKLLIADLCIDPDDTSKVTYEETISDNREPYLQSGRVDLVAASYSITDARRELVGQTGPYFVTGQQVLVPEDSDVESIEDLQGEEVCSASGSTSLENVTEAGAVGVPADTYSLCAEQVADGTVPAMSTDGSILLGLAAQYDGALKVVGPEFSEERIGIGYSLERPEMCEWINGVLEESFEDGSWADAFEETLGASGAETPEPPTLDSCS, from the coding sequence ATGCGACTCAAGAGGATGATGGCCGCGGCTTCGGGCGTGGTGCTCGCCGCGTCCCTGGCCGCCTGTGGCGACGCCGGCAGCGACGACGACGCCGTGGGCGGTGCCGACACCACCGTCGAGGCCGACGACGACTGCGACGGCAAGTTCGAGGAGGGCTCGCGCATGGCCGAGCTCGCCGACGCGGGCGAGATCAACGTGGGCGTGCGCTTCGACCAGCCGGGCCTCGGCTTCAAGGGCACCAACGACGACCTGCCGCGCGGCTTCGACGTCGCGATCGCGAAGCTGCTGATCGCCGACCTGTGCATCGACCCGGACGACACCAGCAAGGTGACCTACGAGGAGACCATCTCCGACAACCGCGAGCCCTACCTGCAGTCGGGCCGCGTCGACCTGGTCGCCGCGTCGTACTCCATCACCGACGCCCGCCGCGAGCTGGTCGGCCAGACGGGTCCCTACTTCGTCACCGGCCAGCAGGTGCTGGTGCCCGAGGACAGCGACGTCGAGTCGATCGAGGACCTCCAGGGCGAGGAGGTCTGCTCGGCGTCCGGCTCGACCTCGCTCGAGAACGTCACCGAGGCCGGCGCGGTCGGCGTCCCCGCGGACACCTACAGCCTCTGCGCCGAGCAGGTCGCGGACGGCACCGTGCCCGCGATGTCGACGGACGGCTCGATCCTGCTGGGCCTCGCGGCGCAGTACGACGGCGCGCTGAAGGTCGTCGGTCCGGAGTTCTCCGAGGAGCGCATCGGCATCGGCTACAGCCTCGAGCGGCCCGAGATGTGCGAGTGGATCAACGGCGTGCTCGAGGAGTCCTTCGAGGACGGCTCGTGGGCGGACGCCTTCGAGGAGACCCTCGGCGCCTCGGGTGCCGAGACCCCCGAGCCCCCGACGCTCGACTCCTGCTCCTGA
- a CDS encoding amino acid ABC transporter permease gives MSTSVLFDAPGPKTVRRHRLYTVLTVVGLLALLGLVGWRLASSGQLEGDKWEVFVTPAYLERILVDGVLETLKMAAGGIVGAVVLGLVLGIGKLSDHAVVRVPSWALVEFFRAVPVLMLMIFFFSVYGIYNGDSGPFWCVVWALSLYNGAVLAEVFRAGILAVPAGQAEAAYAIGMRKTQVVWIILLPQAVRIMIPAIISQCVVTLKDTSLGYAIAAPGLTALARPLYLEFQNHVPVFLVIAAIYLVLNLLLTALANVVQRRFVGEKKQLEVSAVGTADQRTV, from the coding sequence ATGAGCACGAGTGTCCTGTTCGACGCCCCCGGTCCGAAGACCGTCCGGCGGCACCGTCTCTACACGGTCCTGACCGTCGTCGGCCTCCTCGCCCTCCTGGGGCTGGTGGGCTGGCGCCTCGCCTCGAGCGGTCAGCTCGAGGGCGACAAGTGGGAGGTCTTCGTGACCCCCGCCTACCTGGAGCGCATCCTCGTCGACGGCGTCCTCGAGACGCTGAAGATGGCCGCCGGCGGGATCGTGGGCGCCGTGGTGCTCGGCCTCGTGCTCGGCATCGGCAAGCTGTCGGACCACGCCGTCGTGCGGGTCCCGTCGTGGGCGCTCGTGGAGTTCTTCCGCGCGGTCCCCGTGCTGATGCTGATGATCTTCTTCTTCTCGGTCTACGGCATCTACAACGGCGACTCCGGCCCGTTCTGGTGCGTCGTCTGGGCGCTGTCGCTCTACAACGGCGCCGTGCTCGCCGAGGTGTTCCGCGCGGGCATCCTGGCGGTGCCGGCCGGGCAGGCGGAAGCGGCGTACGCCATCGGCATGCGCAAGACCCAGGTCGTCTGGATCATCCTGCTGCCCCAGGCCGTGAGGATCATGATCCCGGCGATCATCAGCCAGTGCGTGGTGACGCTGAAGGACACGAGCCTCGGCTACGCGATCGCGGCGCCGGGCCTGACCGCGCTGGCGCGGCCGCTCTACCTGGAGTTCCAGAACCACGTGCCCGTGTTCCTCGTGATCGCGGCCATCTACCTCGTGCTCAACCTGCTGCTCACCGCGCTGGCCAACGTCGTGCAGCGACGCTTCGTCGGCGAGAAGAAGCAGCTGGAGGTGTCGGCCGTGGGGACGGCCGACCAGCGCACCGTCTGA
- a CDS encoding SDR family oxidoreductase yields the protein MHRLDVTDRPGFAAVADRVEEQLGGIDLLVNNAGVGLSAPMSTAGFDDWDRMLAVNLGGVVNGVVTVVPRIRRHGRGGHVVNTASMAGLIPMLDAGGIYTTTKFAVRGLSASLRLALAPDRIGVTCLCPGLTRTRILDPVGGADAPAGTPTFDATRDPVNAEFALAQGSAMDPAVLAACVVDAVRANDAYVIAHAEFDDELDALHAEVLAAVRHDVPVAPGRRAVEERRRALVDEVKNSIATG from the coding sequence CTGCACCGGTTGGACGTGACGGACCGTCCCGGCTTCGCCGCGGTCGCGGACCGGGTCGAGGAGCAGCTGGGCGGGATCGACCTGCTGGTCAACAACGCGGGCGTCGGGCTCTCGGCCCCCATGAGCACGGCCGGTTTCGACGACTGGGACCGCATGCTGGCCGTCAACCTGGGCGGCGTCGTGAACGGCGTCGTCACCGTGGTGCCCCGGATCCGGCGCCACGGTCGTGGCGGCCACGTGGTCAACACCGCGTCCATGGCGGGGCTGATCCCGATGCTCGACGCGGGAGGGATCTACACGACGACCAAGTTCGCGGTGCGCGGGCTGAGCGCCTCGCTGCGCCTCGCGCTGGCGCCCGACCGCATCGGCGTCACCTGCCTGTGCCCGGGGCTGACCCGCACCCGCATCCTCGACCCGGTCGGCGGGGCCGACGCCCCGGCAGGTACGCCGACCTTCGACGCCACCCGGGACCCGGTGAACGCCGAGTTCGCGCTCGCGCAGGGGAGCGCCATGGACCCGGCCGTGCTGGCGGCCTGCGTCGTGGACGCCGTCCGCGCGAACGACGCCTACGTCATCGCGCACGCCGAGTTCGACGACGAGCTCGACGCGCTGCACGCCGAGGTGCTCGCCGCGGTGCGGCACGACGTGCCCGTCGCGCCCGGTCGCCGCGCGGTCGAGGAGCGCCGCCGGGCCCTCGTCGACGAGGTCAAAAACAGCATCGCGACCGGGTGA
- a CDS encoding amino acid ABC transporter ATP-binding protein: MTTLEKGPAPAGQGEPLVVLSGVQKWFGQLHVLQDIELTVHRGEVVVVIGPSGSGKSTLCRTINRLETVGEGTITLDGQPLPQEGKALANLRAEVGMVFQSFNLFAHKTILENVTLGPVKVRGQSRADAERKARELLDRVGVGHQADKYPAQLSGGQQQRVAIARALAMEPKVMLFDEPTSALDPEMIKEVLDVMVSLAQGGMTMIVVTHEMGFARTAADRVVFMADGQIVEENTPEEFFTNPQSERARDFLGKILKH, translated from the coding sequence ATGACGACGCTGGAGAAGGGCCCGGCGCCGGCGGGCCAGGGCGAGCCCCTGGTCGTGCTGTCGGGCGTGCAGAAGTGGTTCGGCCAGCTCCACGTGCTGCAGGACATCGAGCTGACGGTGCACCGCGGCGAGGTCGTCGTGGTCATCGGCCCGTCGGGCTCGGGCAAGTCGACGCTGTGCCGCACCATCAACCGCCTGGAGACGGTCGGCGAGGGCACCATCACGCTCGACGGCCAGCCGCTCCCCCAGGAGGGCAAGGCGCTGGCGAACCTGCGGGCCGAGGTCGGCATGGTGTTCCAGAGCTTCAACCTCTTCGCCCACAAGACCATCCTCGAGAACGTGACGCTGGGCCCCGTCAAGGTGCGCGGCCAGTCGAGGGCCGACGCCGAGCGCAAGGCCCGCGAGCTCCTCGACCGGGTGGGCGTCGGCCACCAGGCGGACAAGTACCCCGCCCAGCTCTCCGGCGGCCAGCAGCAGCGCGTCGCCATCGCCCGCGCGCTGGCGATGGAGCCCAAGGTCATGCTCTTCGACGAGCCGACCTCGGCCCTCGACCCGGAGATGATCAAGGAGGTCCTCGACGTCATGGTCAGCCTCGCGCAGGGCGGCATGACGATGATCGTGGTCACCCACGAGATGGGCTTCGCCCGCACGGCCGCCGACCGCGTCGTGTTCATGGCCGACGGCCAGATCGTCGAGGAGAACACCCCCGAGGAGTTCTTCACCAACCCGCAGAGCGAGCGGGCCCGCGACTTCCTCGGCAAGATCCTCAAGCACTGA
- a CDS encoding IclR family transcriptional regulator, translating into MTGVTQVSSPPDAPGRGTVTMRALSLLGAFDERHRRLTLTEMAGRAGLPVPTAHRLVADLVAWGALTRDPEGRYVVGRRLWDLGMLSPVQRGLRDVASPYLHDLYGTTRATVHLAVRERHHALYLDRLAGHSSVPVVSSVGGRLPLHATGVGKVLLAHAPEQVREEVMASLQRLTAYTITQPARLRTQLDQVERNGYAVTYEEMTLGACSLAVPVRRHGTVVASIGIVLPRLEANHARHVTALEVTARGIGRGLER; encoded by the coding sequence ATGACCGGTGTGACCCAGGTCTCCTCTCCCCCGGATGCGCCGGGCCGCGGCACCGTCACCATGCGGGCGCTGTCGCTGCTGGGCGCCTTCGACGAGCGCCACCGCCGCCTGACGCTCACGGAGATGGCCGGGCGCGCGGGGCTCCCCGTGCCCACGGCCCACCGGCTGGTGGCGGACCTGGTCGCCTGGGGTGCGCTGACGAGGGACCCCGAGGGCCGCTACGTGGTGGGACGTCGCCTGTGGGACCTCGGGATGCTCTCGCCCGTGCAGCGCGGCCTGCGCGACGTGGCGTCGCCCTACCTGCACGACCTCTACGGGACGACGCGGGCGACCGTGCACCTCGCCGTGCGCGAGCGCCACCACGCGCTCTACCTCGACCGGTTGGCCGGACACTCCTCCGTGCCCGTCGTCAGCTCGGTCGGGGGGCGCCTGCCCCTGCACGCGACCGGGGTCGGCAAGGTGCTGCTCGCGCACGCCCCCGAGCAGGTGCGCGAGGAGGTGATGGCCTCGTTGCAGCGCCTGACCGCCTACACGATCACCCAGCCGGCCCGGCTGCGCACGCAGCTCGACCAGGTGGAGCGCAACGGCTACGCCGTGACCTACGAGGAGATGACGCTCGGCGCATGCTCCCTGGCGGTGCCCGTGCGACGCCACGGCACGGTCGTCGCCTCGATCGGCATCGTGCTGCCGCGCCTCGAGGCCAACCACGCGCGCCACGTCACGGCGCTGGAGGTCACTGCCCGCGGGATCGGGCGCGGGCTCGAGCGCTGA
- a CDS encoding SDR family NAD(P)-dependent oxidoreductase, which yields MAEQPGTVVVTGAASGIGEATVRLLHARGHAVVLVDRDAAGLDRVAADLGGDRLRVVPADVAAEADVAAYDRAAVEAFGRYDGVFLNAAVPGRFASLADTEVEEFDRVVAVDLRGVFLGLRAALRHFASRPGGGRIVTTSSVAGLTAGTGLAAYTGAKHGVIGLTRVAAVEGAPLGVRANCLAPGMTDTPLQAPLKEFHGESGAGAMVAGVPLGRLGQPSEAAELACFLLGPEAGYLTGAVIPIDGGALAASPLG from the coding sequence ATGGCCGAGCAGCCGGGGACCGTCGTCGTGACGGGCGCAGCGAGCGGCATCGGAGAGGCGACCGTGCGGCTCCTGCACGCCCGGGGCCACGCCGTCGTGCTCGTCGACCGCGACGCCGCGGGACTCGACCGGGTCGCCGCCGACCTGGGGGGCGACCGGCTCCGCGTCGTCCCGGCGGACGTGGCGGCGGAGGCCGACGTGGCGGCCTACGACCGTGCGGCGGTCGAGGCCTTCGGCCGGTACGACGGCGTGTTCCTCAACGCGGCCGTGCCCGGGCGGTTCGCGAGCCTGGCCGACACCGAGGTCGAGGAGTTCGACCGCGTCGTGGCGGTCGACCTGCGGGGCGTCTTCCTCGGGCTGCGCGCGGCCCTGCGGCACTTCGCCTCGCGTCCCGGGGGCGGTCGGATCGTCACGACCTCCTCGGTCGCCGGGCTCACCGCGGGCACCGGCCTGGCGGCGTACACCGGCGCCAAGCACGGGGTGATCGGCCTGACCCGCGTCGCCGCCGTGGAGGGGGCGCCGCTCGGCGTCCGTGCCAACTGCCTGGCCCCCGGCATGACCGACACCCCCCTCCAGGCGCCCCTCAAGGAGTTCCACGGCGAGAGCGGCGCCGGCGCGATGGTCGCCGGCGTCCCCCTGGGACGCCTCGGCCAGCCGAGCGAGGCGGCCGAGCTGGCGTGCTTCCTCCTCGGCCCCGAGGCCGGCTACCTCACCGGCGCCGTGATCCCGATCGACGGCGGCGCCCTCGCCGCCAGCCCGCTGGGCTGA
- a CDS encoding serine hydrolase domain-containing protein — MSNRQLHRLTSAIEADIERGLYHGAVVKIARHGEVVLDTALGSTDVTAGRHASRSDVFRVLSVSKALTNTLVYNAIDRGLLSFNTRVVDVIPEFLGHDRFLAANKERVTLGHLLTHRAGMVVTPEPLPYRRLGDLSDVVAAICELPLAAVPGSVVNYSPALNHALMGEMCRRVNGDARFSDSMQREVLDPLGMTDTAFGLPERLASRIVPIRAVFGEEGWLTASDLEILNEVIDGDAEMPWVGSVTTAHDLFLLAEMYRRNGLDESGEPLLSRAVIDKVTRVQTGDEPNDLYRRIAEARGWEVGPGNLGFGFALSGTGVAPSFFGTMTSPRTFGNYGAGSTLFWVDPENDVTFVCLTAGAMEEGDNVLRFQRLSDLAISAVV, encoded by the coding sequence ATGAGCAACCGCCAGCTGCACCGCCTGACCTCGGCGATCGAGGCCGACATCGAGCGCGGGCTCTACCACGGCGCCGTCGTGAAGATCGCCCGTCACGGCGAGGTCGTGCTCGACACCGCGCTCGGCAGCACCGACGTCACCGCCGGGCGCCACGCGAGCCGCAGCGACGTGTTCCGCGTGCTCTCGGTGTCGAAGGCGCTGACGAACACCCTCGTCTACAACGCGATCGACCGCGGCCTGCTGTCGTTCAACACCCGCGTCGTCGACGTGATCCCCGAGTTCCTGGGGCACGACCGCTTCCTGGCCGCCAACAAGGAGCGCGTGACCCTCGGTCACCTCCTGACCCACCGCGCCGGGATGGTGGTCACCCCCGAGCCGCTGCCCTACCGCCGCCTCGGCGACCTCAGCGACGTGGTTGCCGCCATCTGCGAGCTGCCCCTGGCCGCCGTGCCCGGCAGCGTCGTCAACTACTCCCCCGCGCTCAACCACGCGCTCATGGGCGAGATGTGCCGCCGGGTCAACGGCGACGCCCGCTTCAGCGACTCGATGCAGCGCGAGGTGCTGGACCCGCTCGGCATGACCGACACCGCCTTCGGCCTGCCCGAGCGGCTCGCGTCCCGGATCGTCCCGATCCGCGCGGTCTTCGGCGAGGAGGGCTGGCTGACGGCCTCCGACCTCGAGATCCTCAACGAGGTGATCGACGGCGACGCCGAGATGCCGTGGGTCGGCTCCGTCACGACCGCGCACGACCTGTTCCTGCTGGCGGAGATGTACCGCCGCAACGGCCTCGACGAGTCCGGCGAGCCGCTGCTCTCGCGGGCCGTGATCGACAAGGTCACCCGGGTGCAGACCGGCGACGAGCCCAACGACCTCTACCGCCGCATCGCGGAGGCTCGCGGCTGGGAGGTCGGCCCGGGCAACCTCGGGTTCGGGTTCGCGCTGTCCGGCACGGGCGTGGCCCCCTCGTTCTTCGGCACGATGACGTCCCCGCGGACCTTCGGCAACTACGGCGCCGGCTCGACGCTCTTCTGGGTCGACCCCGAGAACGACGTCACGTTCGTCTGCCTCACGGCGGGCGCCATGGAGGAGGGCGACAACGTCCTGCGCTTCCAGCGGCTGTCCGACCTCGCGATCTCCGCGGTGGTGTGA
- the miaB gene encoding tRNA (N6-isopentenyl adenosine(37)-C2)-methylthiotransferase MiaB, producing the protein MPETATPAPRTYDVRTFGCQMNVHDSERLTGLLEDAGMVKAPAGEDADVVVLNTCAVRENADNKLYGNLGHLAPVKARRPGMQIAVGGCLAQKDRGEITRKAPWVDVVFGTHNIGSLPVLLERARVAEEAQVEILESLDVFPSTLPTKRESAYAAWVSISVGCNNTCTFCIVPSLRGKEKDRRPGDVLAEIEALVAEGVTEVTLLGQNVNAYGVEFGDRQAFSKLLRACGEIEGLERVRFTSPHPAEFTDDVIEAMAETPNVMPSLHMPLQSGSDTVLKAMRRSYRQRKFLGIIERVRAAIPDAAITTDIIVGFPGETEADFEDTLHVVRASRFSGAFTFQYSTRPGTPAATMEDQIPKAVVQERYERLVALVNEIAWEENRRLEGRRLQLMVAEGEGRKDAATSRLSGRAPDNRLVHFAADFSLVDGQVPRPGDMVEVEVTYGAPHHLVADGPVLAVRRTRAGDAWERRTAEPPAPTGVSLGMPTVGQPAPLPVVVDACAVR; encoded by the coding sequence ATGCCTGAGACCGCCACGCCCGCCCCGCGCACCTACGACGTCCGCACGTTCGGCTGCCAGATGAACGTGCACGACTCCGAGCGCCTGACCGGCCTGCTCGAGGACGCCGGCATGGTGAAGGCCCCGGCCGGCGAGGACGCCGATGTCGTCGTGCTCAACACCTGCGCCGTGCGGGAGAACGCCGACAACAAGCTCTACGGCAACCTCGGCCACCTCGCGCCGGTGAAGGCGCGCCGGCCGGGCATGCAGATCGCCGTCGGCGGCTGCCTCGCGCAGAAGGACCGCGGCGAGATCACCCGCAAGGCCCCCTGGGTCGACGTCGTCTTCGGCACCCACAACATCGGGTCGCTCCCCGTGCTGCTCGAGCGGGCGCGGGTGGCGGAGGAGGCGCAGGTCGAGATCCTCGAGAGCCTCGACGTCTTCCCCTCGACGCTGCCGACGAAGCGGGAGTCGGCCTACGCCGCGTGGGTGTCGATCTCGGTCGGCTGCAACAACACCTGCACCTTCTGCATCGTGCCGAGCCTGCGCGGCAAGGAGAAGGACCGGCGGCCCGGCGACGTGCTCGCCGAGATCGAGGCGCTCGTCGCGGAGGGCGTCACCGAGGTGACGCTGCTGGGGCAGAACGTCAACGCGTACGGCGTCGAGTTCGGCGACCGCCAGGCGTTCTCGAAACTGCTGCGGGCCTGTGGCGAGATCGAGGGCCTCGAGCGCGTGCGGTTCACCTCGCCCCACCCGGCCGAGTTCACCGACGACGTCATCGAGGCGATGGCGGAGACGCCCAACGTCATGCCGTCGCTCCACATGCCGCTGCAGTCGGGCTCCGACACGGTGCTCAAGGCGATGCGTCGGTCCTACCGGCAGAGGAAGTTCCTCGGCATCATCGAGCGGGTCCGCGCCGCGATCCCCGACGCCGCGATCACCACCGACATCATCGTGGGCTTCCCCGGCGAGACCGAGGCGGACTTCGAGGACACCCTCCACGTGGTCCGCGCGTCGCGCTTCTCCGGCGCGTTCACGTTCCAGTACTCCACCCGCCCCGGCACCCCCGCCGCCACCATGGAGGACCAGATCCCCAAGGCGGTCGTGCAGGAGCGCTACGAGCGCCTCGTCGCGCTCGTCAACGAGATCGCGTGGGAGGAGAACCGGCGCCTCGAGGGCCGCCGCCTCCAGCTGATGGTCGCCGAGGGCGAGGGCCGCAAGGACGCCGCGACCTCCCGCCTGTCCGGCCGTGCCCCCGACAACCGGCTCGTGCACTTCGCCGCCGACTTCTCGCTCGTCGACGGCCAGGTGCCGCGGCCCGGCGACATGGTCGAGGTCGAGGTCACGTACGGCGCGCCCCACCACCTCGTCGCCGACGGGCCCGTGCTGGCGGTGCGCCGCACGCGGGCCGGCGACGCGTGGGAGCGCCGCACGGCCGAGCCGCCCGCGCCCACGGGCGTCTCGCTCGGCATGCCGACCGTCGGCCAGCCGGCGCCGCTGCCGGTCGTCGTCGACGCGTGCGCGGTGCGCTGA
- a CDS encoding amino acid ABC transporter permease, with protein sequence MTAITENYQAIVISFVTAILLFVVSGIGSLVLGTFLAALRVGPVAVMRRAAGVYVTSVRNIPLLVVLLFLYYAGPKIGVTFRFVDIVVPTGWGDIRMTNAFATAVVGLTLYTSCFVCEAIRSGINAVPVGQAEAARAIGLPFSGVMRQVVLPQAFRAALPPLASTQIALLKNTTVAIAITVLETAYQLKQLTDANPGDRWWLLAVFAGGFVLLVEVVSFASNRMERRWRVAR encoded by the coding sequence ATGACCGCGATCACCGAGAACTACCAGGCGATCGTCATCAGCTTCGTCACCGCGATCCTGCTGTTCGTCGTCTCCGGCATCGGCTCGCTCGTGCTCGGCACCTTCCTGGCCGCCCTGCGGGTGGGACCGGTCGCCGTCATGCGCCGGGCCGCCGGCGTCTACGTCACGTCCGTGCGCAACATCCCGCTGCTGGTCGTGCTGCTGTTCCTCTACTACGCGGGACCGAAGATCGGTGTGACCTTCCGGTTCGTCGACATCGTCGTCCCCACCGGGTGGGGCGACATCCGCATGACCAACGCGTTCGCGACGGCCGTGGTCGGCCTGACGCTCTACACGTCGTGCTTCGTCTGCGAGGCCATCCGCTCCGGCATCAACGCCGTGCCGGTGGGCCAGGCCGAGGCGGCCCGGGCGATCGGCCTGCCGTTCTCCGGCGTCATGCGCCAGGTCGTGCTGCCCCAGGCGTTCCGCGCCGCGCTGCCGCCGCTGGCGAGCACCCAGATCGCCCTGCTGAAGAACACGACGGTGGCGATCGCCATCACGGTGCTCGAGACGGCCTACCAGCTCAAGCAGCTCACCGACGCCAACCCCGGCGACCGGTGGTGGCTGCTCGCCGTGTTCGCCGGCGGCTTCGTGCTGCTCGTCGAGGTCGTGTCCTTCGCCAGCAACCGCATGGAACGACGTTGGAGGGTCGCGCGATGA
- a CDS encoding sugar ABC transporter substrate-binding protein has product MTHARLRKPAAAGLAVLATCTLVAGCSRGPGTTGAAASGGEQVEIDLGDQTVTVSGPPRIAVVLPGTNNSYLQAQIDEVEDAVADIDGATYTVFDGKFDPTTQFNALTNIVQGGQYNAILLPSLDSNLNCNVASQVAPENDIVVVAMTTALCGRTTNEGEELWQPGTLTYLGGVDTVDYWTDYLEYVIAENPGEQKMVVLKGPDNIGITINLDAAIEKVTAEHPELEIVGEANTDYSIPDGNEKATSLLQAHPDATIIFSAYVTLTQGAVQAVEAAGLQGDVKIYDKGSSEYSFEQLAAGTIEATAPEYPRTIVRKAVEVLGQAFAGEEVERFYPNSGAPLPEGADPETGFFVITEDTAADFEPES; this is encoded by the coding sequence ATGACGCACGCACGACTCCGCAAGCCCGCGGCCGCCGGCCTCGCGGTCCTGGCGACCTGCACGCTCGTCGCCGGCTGCAGCCGCGGTCCCGGCACGACGGGTGCGGCCGCCTCGGGTGGCGAGCAGGTCGAGATCGACCTCGGCGACCAGACGGTCACCGTCTCGGGCCCGCCGCGGATCGCCGTGGTGCTCCCCGGCACCAACAACAGCTACCTGCAGGCGCAGATCGACGAGGTCGAGGACGCGGTCGCCGACATCGACGGCGCGACCTACACCGTCTTCGACGGGAAGTTCGACCCGACCACCCAGTTCAACGCGCTGACCAACATCGTGCAGGGCGGGCAGTACAACGCGATCCTGCTGCCCTCGCTCGACTCGAACCTCAACTGCAACGTCGCCTCCCAGGTGGCCCCCGAGAACGACATCGTCGTCGTCGCGATGACGACGGCGCTGTGCGGCCGCACGACCAACGAGGGCGAGGAGCTGTGGCAGCCCGGCACGCTCACCTACCTGGGCGGCGTCGACACCGTCGACTACTGGACCGACTACCTCGAGTACGTGATCGCGGAGAACCCGGGCGAGCAGAAGATGGTCGTCCTCAAGGGCCCCGACAACATCGGCATCACCATCAACCTCGACGCCGCGATCGAGAAGGTCACGGCGGAGCACCCGGAGCTCGAGATCGTCGGCGAGGCGAACACCGACTACTCGATCCCGGACGGCAACGAGAAGGCCACCTCGCTGCTGCAGGCGCACCCCGACGCCACCATCATCTTCTCGGCGTACGTCACCCTGACGCAGGGCGCCGTGCAGGCGGTCGAGGCCGCCGGCCTCCAGGGCGACGTGAAGATCTACGACAAGGGCTCGTCGGAGTACTCCTTCGAGCAGCTCGCCGCCGGGACGATCGAGGCCACCGCGCCGGAGTATCCCCGCACCATCGTCCGCAAGGCCGTCGAGGTCCTGGGCCAGGCCTTCGCGGGCGAGGAGGTCGAGCGCTTCTACCCGAACAGCGGCGCGCCGCTGCCCGAGGGTGCCGACCCCGAGACGGGCTTCTTCGTGATCACCGAGGACACCGCGGCCGACTTCGAGCCGGAGTCCTGA